A genomic window from Flavobacterium sp. I3-2 includes:
- a CDS encoding asparaginase — protein sequence MNHKPAILLIYTGGTIGMIKDFETGALKAFNFDQLLERIPELHLLDCTIDTFSFDNPIDSSDMNPNHWVTIAEVIESNYNSFDGFVVLHGSDTMSYSASALSFMLENLQKPVIFTGSQLPIGDLRTDAKENLITAIQVASLWEDNQQVIKEVCLYFEYKLYRGNRTTKISAEHFSAFTSPNLPHLAESGVHLKVNERLLDEFYGKKNLVVQKNMFANVMILKLFPGISKHVLEAILKIESLQGIVLETYGSGNAPTEWWFISLLQEAISNGLHVVNVTQCSGGSVNMGQYETSTALKEIGVISGKDITTEAAITKLMFLLGKKITQSDFKKNFETPICGEME from the coding sequence ATGAATCATAAACCTGCAATTTTACTTATTTATACCGGTGGAACCATCGGTATGATTAAAGATTTTGAAACAGGTGCTTTAAAAGCATTTAATTTCGATCAATTGTTAGAACGTATTCCCGAGTTGCATTTGTTAGATTGTACAATCGATACGTTCTCATTTGATAATCCAATTGATTCATCAGACATGAATCCCAATCATTGGGTTACAATTGCAGAAGTTATTGAATCTAATTACAATTCATTTGATGGTTTTGTTGTTCTTCATGGATCTGATACGATGTCGTATTCAGCTTCTGCTTTGAGTTTTATGCTGGAAAATTTACAAAAACCTGTCATCTTTACAGGGTCTCAGTTACCAATTGGCGATTTACGTACAGATGCAAAAGAAAATTTAATTACTGCCATTCAGGTTGCATCGTTATGGGAAGATAATCAGCAAGTAATTAAAGAAGTTTGTTTGTATTTTGAATATAAATTATATCGCGGTAATAGAACAACTAAGATAAGTGCTGAACATTTTAGTGCTTTTACTTCTCCTAATTTGCCTCATTTAGCAGAATCTGGTGTTCACTTAAAAGTGAATGAGCGATTGTTGGATGAATTCTACGGTAAGAAAAATTTAGTGGTTCAAAAGAATATGTTCGCAAATGTTATGATTTTGAAACTTTTTCCTGGAATCTCAAAACATGTTTTGGAGGCAATTTTAAAAATTGAAAGCTTACAAGGAATTGTTTTAGAAACTTATGGTTCCGGAAATGCGCCAACCGAATGGTGGTTTATTAGTTTATTACAAGAAGCTATCTCAAACGGTCTTCATGTTGTAAACGTAACTCAATGTTCTGGTGGAAGTGTGAATATGGGACAATATGAAACCAGTACTGCGTTAAAAGAAATTGGTGTAATTTCTGGAAAAGACATAACTACTGAAGCTGCGATTACGAAACTCATGTTTTTATTAGGTAAAAAAATTACTCAAAGTGATTTTAAGAAAAATTTCGAAACACCAATCTGTGGTGAAATGGAGTAG
- a CDS encoding TraR/DksA family transcriptional regulator: MEQENLQIRYSDADLADFKQIILKKIEKAQADLELIKSAYMNDLNNGTDDTSPTFKAFEEGSETMSKEANSALAIRQEKFIRDLKNALIRIENKTYGVCRVTGKLIEKERLKVVPHATMSMEAKMQQR, encoded by the coding sequence ATGGAACAAGAAAATTTACAAATACGTTATTCGGATGCTGATTTAGCTGATTTCAAGCAAATCATTTTAAAGAAAATTGAAAAAGCACAAGCTGATTTGGAATTGATAAAAAGTGCTTACATGAACGATTTGAACAATGGCACAGACGATACATCTCCTACATTCAAAGCTTTTGAAGAAGGAAGTGAAACCATGTCTAAAGAAGCAAATTCTGCATTGGCAATCAGACAAGAGAAATTTATTCGCGATTTAAAAAACGCTTTAATTCGTATTGAAAATAAAACGTACGGCGTTTGTCGTGTAACTGGTAAACTGATTGAAAAAGAACGATTGAAAGTGGTGCCGCACGCAACCATGAGTATGGAAGCAAAAATGCAACAACGTTAA
- a CDS encoding MarC family protein: MGIDFKEIITAGMILFAVIDILGSIPIIVDLRSRVGQIQSEKASIVAAAIMISFLFVGESILSLIGIDVNSFAVAGSFVLFFLALEMILGIRLYKDEEANTASIVPLAFPLIAGAGVMTTILSLKAEFKTINIVIAIILNIILVYIVLKSSGKIEKIIGSNGLGVIRKVFGVILLAIAVKLFASNVKGLFA, from the coding sequence ATGGGAATAGATTTTAAAGAAATTATTACAGCCGGAATGATTCTATTTGCAGTAATTGATATATTAGGTTCTATACCAATTATTGTAGATTTACGTTCTCGAGTTGGACAAATTCAATCCGAAAAAGCTTCGATTGTAGCTGCTGCAATAATGATTTCATTTTTATTTGTTGGAGAAAGCATCTTAAGTTTGATCGGAATTGATGTAAATTCATTTGCCGTTGCAGGTTCTTTTGTGCTTTTCTTTTTGGCTTTAGAAATGATTCTTGGTATTCGCTTATACAAAGACGAAGAAGCAAATACAGCATCTATTGTTCCTTTAGCATTTCCTTTAATTGCCGGAGCAGGAGTTATGACAACAATACTTTCATTAAAAGCTGAATTTAAAACCATAAATATTGTCATTGCTATTATTTTAAATATTATCTTAGTTTATATTGTTTTAAAGTCATCAGGTAAAATTGAAAAAATAATCGGAAGCAATGGTTTAGGGGTTATCCGAAAAGTATTTGGTGTAATCTTATTAGCAATTGCTGTTAAATTATTTGCTTCTAATGTTAAAGGGCTATTTGCCTAA
- a CDS encoding YchJ family protein yields the protein MKCPCCSGNNYEDCCKPYHTKEKNAPTAEALMRSRYSAFAIPNGEYLINTTLPAKRKFHNKADLQEWGEINQWQKLEIVATPSLNRVAFKAFYIDEDGNEQVQQELSVFQKMGDKWFYVSGEFEE from the coding sequence ATGAAATGTCCATGCTGTTCAGGAAACAATTATGAAGATTGTTGCAAACCTTATCACACAAAAGAAAAAAATGCACCAACAGCTGAAGCTTTAATGCGTTCAAGATATAGTGCGTTTGCAATTCCGAATGGAGAATACTTAATAAATACTACACTTCCTGCAAAACGAAAATTTCATAATAAGGCAGATTTACAAGAATGGGGAGAAATAAATCAATGGCAAAAATTAGAGATTGTTGCAACACCTTCTTTGAATAGAGTAGCATTTAAAGCATTCTATATCGATGAAGATGGAAACGAACAAGTACAACAAGAGCTTTCTGTTTTTCAGAAAATGGGAGATAAATGGTTTTATGTTTCAGGAGAGTTTGAGGAGTAA
- a CDS encoding response regulator transcription factor, which translates to MKKNINVALLDDDCLFVEGLASLIGNNPNFKVVFKASNPIDFIEYLKTTQELPDVALVDLNMKPLTGLEVLDIINQNEIDLRVIVLSSLFNSSMYGYMIRYSISAFLPKYTDKKELFEAIEQVYHHKVFMNEENQLLIKEYYNSKSKSQNPWSNISLSERENEVLTCICKEMSTREIAENLFITVKTVESHRSKIMEKIGCKNVIGMVVFAILNGLFVLTNNNK; encoded by the coding sequence ATGAAAAAAAACATAAATGTAGCCTTATTAGATGACGACTGTCTTTTTGTGGAAGGCTTAGCTTCTTTGATTGGGAATAATCCTAATTTTAAAGTTGTATTTAAAGCGAGTAATCCGATTGATTTTATAGAATATTTAAAAACTACTCAAGAATTACCTGACGTAGCTCTAGTTGATTTAAACATGAAACCTTTAACAGGTTTAGAAGTTTTAGATATTATAAATCAAAATGAAATTGATTTACGTGTTATTGTACTTTCGTCATTATTCAACTCATCCATGTATGGCTATATGATTCGATATAGCATTTCTGCGTTTCTTCCTAAATACACAGATAAAAAGGAATTATTTGAGGCGATTGAACAGGTTTATCATCATAAAGTTTTTATGAATGAAGAAAACCAGCTTTTGATTAAAGAATATTATAACAGTAAATCAAAAAGTCAAAATCCTTGGAGCAACATTTCACTTTCTGAACGAGAAAACGAAGTTTTGACTTGTATCTGTAAAGAAATGTCAACAAGAGAGATTGCAGAAAACTTATTTATTACAGTAAAAACCGTTGAATCACATCGTTCTAAAATAATGGAAAAAATCGGTTGCAAAAATGTTATTGGCATGGTTGTTTTTGCAATTTTAAATGGTCTTTTTGTTTTAACAAATAATAACAAATAA
- a CDS encoding sensor histidine kinase, whose translation MEIWKTPESVITWLFIILIIFLVLLFFIITLIKVSYKKAVEKKQALFDEKIKNEQNLKNAIIEIQDQERKEIASELHDQISNKLNLVVLNLNNLTDNESNSIKQIKDDIRKIIDKNRDISHYLFPVEIENIGIIFTLQDLSLKYRTSNFKIDLLNRTEIKFKDKLTEIQLYRVIQESLTNTLKYSKATIFNIHFRTFKNRIFVVVSDNGIGFNINEIQKGIGLTGIETRLSSIDATYKLKSSLNKGTQLIIVL comes from the coding sequence ATGGAAATTTGGAAGACTCCAGAAAGTGTAATTACTTGGCTTTTTATCATTTTAATTATCTTTTTAGTTTTATTGTTTTTTATTATTACCTTAATAAAAGTTAGTTATAAAAAAGCTGTGGAGAAAAAACAAGCTCTTTTTGACGAAAAAATAAAAAATGAACAAAATTTAAAAAACGCAATTATCGAAATTCAGGACCAAGAACGAAAAGAAATCGCCTCTGAATTACATGATCAAATTAGTAATAAATTAAATCTTGTTGTTCTGAATTTAAACAATTTGACTGACAACGAAAGTAATTCAATCAAACAAATTAAAGATGATATTAGAAAAATCATTGATAAAAACAGAGACATTTCTCACTATTTATTTCCTGTTGAAATTGAAAATATTGGAATTATTTTCACACTACAAGATCTTTCTCTAAAATATAGAACAAGTAATTTCAAAATTGATTTACTGAATCGCACTGAAATTAAATTCAAAGATAAACTAACAGAAATTCAACTTTATAGAGTAATCCAAGAATCTTTAACAAATACACTTAAATACAGTAAAGCAACTATTTTTAATATTCATTTCAGAACATTTAAAAATCGAATTTTTGTAGTTGTCAGTGACAACGGTATTGGATTTAATATAAACGAAATACAAAAAGGAATAGGATTAACAGGTATCGAAACACGATTAAGCAGCATCGATGCAACATACAAATTAAAATCAAGTTTAAACAAAGGAACGCAACTAATCATAGTTCTATGA
- a CDS encoding retropepsin-like aspartic protease, which produces MTHLETVLKQEKYKKIKFKISNTKHLLIKASLNGIVGDFILDTGASTTCIDFSGIEYFNIVAQNSSATASGAGAIGMETQVSKNNLIKLGSWKTTEITLVIFDLSHVNTALTDYKAKTVHGIIGADILEKGFAVIDYKNQLLFLK; this is translated from the coding sequence ATGACCCATTTAGAAACTGTTCTAAAACAAGAAAAATATAAAAAAATTAAATTTAAAATCTCTAACACCAAGCATTTACTTATCAAGGCTTCATTAAATGGCATTGTCGGTGATTTTATTTTAGATACAGGAGCTTCTACAACTTGCATCGATTTTTCTGGAATTGAATATTTCAATATTGTTGCTCAAAATTCTTCCGCAACAGCTTCTGGTGCAGGCGCAATAGGTATGGAAACTCAAGTTTCAAAAAACAATTTAATCAAATTAGGTTCTTGGAAAACAACCGAAATCACTTTAGTTATTTTTGACCTTTCTCATGTAAATACTGCTTTAACTGATTATAAAGCTAAAACCGTTCACGGAATTATTGGAGCAGATATTTTAGAAAAAGGTTTTGCCGTTATTGATTACAAAAATCAACTTCTTTTCTTAAAATGA
- a CDS encoding peptidylprolyl isomerase, with translation MTIADNHAVTVNYKLHTVEANGEKVFVEETTSENPLTYLHGVGMMIPKFEQELAGLAVGDKKSFVIAPEEAYGEIDPNAIAQLPLEMFVESGMPPVGAMLPLSDNAGNEFRAIVVEVNDQAVVADLNHPMAGKTLNFDVEVIATRPATEEELDHGHAHGIDGTHSH, from the coding sequence ATGACAATAGCAGACAATCACGCAGTTACAGTTAATTATAAATTGCATACCGTTGAAGCGAATGGTGAAAAAGTTTTTGTAGAAGAAACTACTTCAGAAAATCCATTAACTTATTTACATGGAGTTGGAATGATGATTCCTAAATTTGAACAAGAATTAGCTGGTTTAGCTGTTGGAGATAAAAAATCATTTGTGATTGCTCCTGAAGAAGCTTACGGTGAAATTGATCCTAATGCAATTGCACAATTGCCTTTAGAGATGTTTGTTGAATCAGGAATGCCACCAGTTGGTGCTATGTTGCCTTTGTCAGATAATGCAGGAAACGAATTTCGTGCTATCGTAGTTGAAGTTAATGATCAAGCTGTTGTTGCAGATTTAAATCATCCAATGGCTGGTAAAACTTTAAACTTTGATGTCGAAGTAATCGCAACTCGTCCAGCAACTGAAGAAGAATTAGATCACGGTCATGCTCACGGAATTGACGGAACGCATAGCCACTAA
- a CDS encoding DUF3109 family protein — MFQVGKAIVSEDVLEKEFVCNLSACKGQCCIDGDAGAPLDKEETVILDQIYDKIKPYLRPEGIEAIENQGKWVVGEDGDLETTLIEGKECAYVIFDGATALCAIEQAYNEGLVEWKKPISCHLYPIRIKEYSSFSAVNYNKWHICDDACTLGKELEVPVYKFLKEPLIRKYGQSWYAELELVATEWNKQNHFKKRS, encoded by the coding sequence ATGTTTCAAGTAGGGAAAGCAATTGTTTCTGAAGATGTTTTAGAGAAAGAATTTGTCTGTAATTTATCGGCTTGTAAAGGACAATGTTGTATTGATGGAGATGCTGGTGCGCCTTTAGACAAGGAAGAAACAGTTATTTTAGATCAAATCTATGATAAAATAAAACCTTATTTGCGACCTGAAGGAATTGAAGCGATTGAAAATCAAGGAAAGTGGGTGGTAGGAGAAGATGGTGATTTGGAAACTACTTTGATTGAAGGTAAGGAGTGTGCTTATGTTATTTTTGACGGAGCTACAGCGCTTTGTGCAATTGAACAAGCTTATAATGAAGGATTAGTTGAATGGAAAAAACCAATTTCGTGTCATCTTTATCCGATTCGTATCAAAGAATATTCATCGTTTTCGGCTGTTAATTATAACAAATGGCACATTTGCGATGACGCTTGTACTTTAGGAAAAGAATTAGAAGTTCCTGTTTATAAATTTTTGAAAGAACCCTTGATTCGTAAATATGGACAATCTTGGTATGCAGAGTTAGAATTGGTTGCAACAGAATGGAATAAACAAAATCATTTTAAGAAAAGAAGTTGA
- a CDS encoding FAD-dependent oxidoreductase, giving the protein MMTYDVLIFGGGVAGVSCALILGSAQKKEFVADKKIGLIAHQKGSMLQDALFNNAYGIAPGTLGSELLETSLEDLNRTYPQINQILNEKVISVEKQNHLFLVTTNKNSYHTKMIVVATNSSNAFNIEGLMQYVIPHQKSIASKNRIQLANIDHKVTEHIYVAGTLAGWRSQLSIAAGSGAAVATDILVEWNNGNETHAHDSIKK; this is encoded by the coding sequence ATAATGACGTACGACGTTTTAATTTTTGGCGGTGGAGTTGCAGGAGTTTCTTGCGCTTTAATTTTAGGTTCTGCACAAAAAAAAGAATTTGTAGCTGACAAAAAAATTGGACTTATTGCACATCAAAAGGGTTCGATGCTACAAGATGCTTTGTTTAACAACGCTTACGGAATTGCACCAGGAACTCTTGGAAGTGAATTACTAGAAACTTCTCTTGAAGATTTAAATAGAACTTACCCACAAATCAATCAAATTTTAAACGAAAAAGTAATTTCAGTAGAAAAGCAAAACCATTTGTTTTTGGTAACCACAAACAAAAATAGTTATCACACTAAAATGATTGTAGTTGCAACAAATTCAAGTAACGCTTTTAATATTGAAGGCTTGATGCAATATGTAATTCCGCATCAGAAATCAATAGCTTCAAAAAACAGAATTCAACTTGCTAACATTGACCATAAAGTTACAGAGCATATTTATGTAGCTGGAACTTTAGCAGGATGGCGCAGTCAATTAAGCATTGCAGCCGGAAGTGGCGCAGCAGTTGCCACTGATATTTTAGTTGAATGGAACAATGGAAATGAAACTCACGCTCACGATAGCATTAAGAAATAA
- a CDS encoding 1-acyl-sn-glycerol-3-phosphate acyltransferase, which produces MSKFDSIRHYYDSEVKEALSSILNHPMFKSLIAFTFPEKSEAELKEVFASINSIDDFQSKFIYHSLQRVLAISSEGITTSGIEKLDADGAYLFISNHRDILLDTSLLNVLLMDYGKKLTASAVGDNLVTKSFILALAKLNRNFLVRRGLSPRELLMSSKLMSEFIYHLLTEEKRSVWIAQREGRTKDGNDATNPGVLKMIGMASDEKDVMDYFKKLKIVPVSISYEYDPTDKLKIPQLLAQLKDEVYIKGKNEDFVNIMSGLLGQKKHIHIHIGDVIDSEIDLIKQQFDSSNKQVQALANLLDKEIITNYKLWPTNYIAYDIVYKTDKFSDKYTENEKQVFLKRLGLRVDKENEPLLQGFLAMYSNPVVNKMKYANES; this is translated from the coding sequence ATGTCAAAATTTGATTCAATTCGTCATTATTACGATTCAGAAGTTAAGGAAGCATTGTCTTCGATTTTAAACCATCCGATGTTTAAATCTTTGATTGCTTTTACGTTTCCTGAAAAATCTGAAGCTGAATTAAAAGAAGTTTTTGCTTCAATAAATAGTATTGACGATTTCCAAAGTAAATTCATTTATCATTCTTTACAACGCGTATTAGCTATTTCTTCTGAAGGAATTACTACTTCTGGTATTGAAAAATTAGATGCTGATGGCGCTTATTTATTCATTTCAAATCATAGAGATATCTTATTAGATACTAGTTTGCTGAATGTGTTGTTGATGGATTATGGAAAAAAATTGACGGCCTCAGCGGTAGGAGATAATCTTGTTACAAAATCGTTTATATTAGCATTAGCTAAATTGAACAGAAACTTTTTAGTTAGAAGAGGACTTTCTCCACGCGAACTTTTGATGAGTTCTAAATTAATGTCAGAATTTATTTATCATTTGTTGACAGAAGAAAAACGTTCGGTTTGGATTGCACAACGCGAAGGAAGAACCAAAGATGGAAACGATGCGACAAATCCAGGGGTTTTAAAAATGATTGGAATGGCATCTGATGAAAAAGATGTGATGGATTATTTTAAAAAACTTAAAATAGTTCCTGTTTCTATTTCTTATGAATACGACCCAACGGATAAATTAAAAATACCACAACTTTTAGCACAACTTAAAGACGAAGTTTACATTAAAGGTAAAAATGAAGATTTTGTTAATATAATGAGTGGGCTTTTAGGACAAAAAAAACACATTCATATTCATATTGGAGATGTTATTGATTCTGAAATAGATTTAATTAAACAACAATTTGATAGTTCTAATAAGCAAGTTCAGGCATTAGCCAATTTGTTAGATAAAGAAATTATTACTAATTACAAATTGTGGCCAACTAATTATATTGCTTACGATATAGTTTATAAAACAGATAAATTTTCAGATAAATATACAGAAAACGAAAAACAAGTTTTCTTAAAGCGATTAGGTTTACGTGTTGATAAAGAAAATGAACCTTTATTACAAGGTTTCTTAGCCATGTATTCAAATCCGGTTGTGAACAAAATGAAATATGCAAATGAATCATAA
- a CDS encoding VF530 family DNA-binding protein gives MEISKDPLHGKKLIDILEELVEYYKGFEGLGNQIRIRCFTHDPTINSSLKFLRKTPWAREKVELLYLYVLRQKAKQNKNNE, from the coding sequence ATGGAAATATCAAAAGATCCATTACACGGAAAAAAATTAATCGATATTTTAGAAGAATTGGTTGAATATTATAAGGGTTTCGAAGGTTTAGGTAATCAAATTCGAATTCGATGCTTTACGCATGATCCAACTATAAATTCTTCATTGAAATTTCTTCGAAAAACGCCGTGGGCTAGAGAAAAAGTAGAGCTTCTCTATTTGTATGTTTTACGTCAAAAGGCTAAACAAAATAAGAATAATGAGTGA
- a CDS encoding lipoprotein signal peptidase codes for MSLKKSLLFVLLILLIDQVSKIYIKTNFLLDYEVPVFEWFRIHFIENDGMAWGVELPGNYGKLFLTLFRILAVGGIFWWLKDSIKKDASKILIFSISLILAGALGNIIDCVFYGVIFSESTQTQVATAFSDQPYGTWFHGEVVDMFYFPIWKGYLPEWLPIWGGKYFTFFNAIFNVADAAISVGVALLIIFNKRIFKEQ; via the coding sequence ATGTCTTTAAAAAAATCCTTACTATTTGTACTACTAATACTTTTAATTGACCAAGTATCCAAAATATATATCAAAACAAATTTTCTATTAGACTACGAAGTACCCGTTTTCGAATGGTTTCGAATTCACTTTATAGAGAATGACGGAATGGCTTGGGGCGTTGAGCTTCCTGGAAATTACGGAAAACTATTTTTAACACTATTCAGAATTTTAGCCGTTGGTGGAATTTTTTGGTGGTTAAAAGATTCCATTAAAAAGGATGCTTCAAAAATTTTAATTTTCTCAATATCTCTTATTTTAGCCGGAGCTTTAGGAAACATCATTGATTGTGTTTTTTATGGAGTTATTTTTAGCGAAAGCACACAAACTCAAGTAGCAACAGCATTTTCAGACCAACCTTATGGAACTTGGTTTCATGGCGAAGTAGTAGATATGTTTTATTTTCCGATTTGGAAAGGTTATTTACCAGAATGGTTGCCGATTTGGGGTGGAAAATATTTCACTTTCTTTAATGCTATTTTTAACGTTGCAGATGCTGCAATTTCTGTCGGAGTAGCTTTGTTAATCATTTTTAATAAACGAATTTTTAAAGAACAATAA
- a CDS encoding TatD family hydrolase, protein MIFTDTHTHLYSEEFENDQAEMMQRAIANGVQNLFVPSIDSSYTKKMYELKSQYPNNVHLMMGLHPCYVKPETYLAELAFVERELENHKFAAIGEVGVDLYWDKSTLEIQQEAFQKQIQLAKKYKLPINIHCRDAFDEVFEVLEKEKGADLFGIFHCFSGNLEQAKKAISYNLKLGIGGVVTFKNGKVDQFINQIPLEHIVLETDSPYLAPVPYRGKRNESAYVVLVAEKLASIYGLSVEEIAEQTNINAQVVFGV, encoded by the coding sequence ATGATATTTACAGATACACACACACATTTATATAGCGAAGAATTTGAAAATGATCAAGCCGAAATGATGCAACGTGCTATAGCAAATGGTGTTCAAAATTTATTTGTGCCCTCGATTGATTCTTCGTACACCAAAAAAATGTACGAATTGAAGAGCCAATATCCAAATAATGTTCATTTGATGATGGGGTTACATCCCTGTTATGTAAAACCCGAAACTTATTTGGCTGAATTGGCTTTTGTGGAACGTGAACTAGAAAATCATAAGTTTGCAGCAATTGGCGAAGTAGGGGTTGATCTGTATTGGGATAAATCTACTTTAGAAATTCAACAAGAAGCTTTTCAAAAACAAATACAATTAGCTAAGAAATATAAATTACCTATTAATATCCATTGTCGAGATGCGTTTGATGAAGTTTTTGAGGTATTAGAAAAAGAAAAAGGAGCTGATTTATTTGGGATTTTTCATTGTTTTTCAGGAAATTTAGAACAAGCTAAAAAAGCGATTTCTTACAATCTTAAACTTGGAATTGGCGGTGTTGTGACTTTTAAAAATGGAAAGGTAGATCAATTTATTAATCAAATTCCATTAGAACATATTGTTTTGGAAACAGATTCACCTTATTTGGCACCGGTACCATATCGAGGAAAAAGAAATGAAAGCGCTTATGTTGTGCTAGTTGCGGAGAAATTAGCTTCAATTTATGGATTGTCTGTAGAAGAAATTGCTGAGCAAACAAATATAAATGCACAAGTTGTTTTTGGTGTGTAA